A region from the Pseudomonadota bacterium genome encodes:
- a CDS encoding metallophosphoesterase, which translates to MITIRCIICSDAHGSPHLITNVLKHSRYDKNTDRLVFCGDLVDIGYSALECIDILQRNNAELLIGNHDAAIILNKQIWPQNMINYEEQEKIIKIQNEFKMAAVHDGVLITHAGLSDVYFSRQNDVGLIKETLNRTPLVNLWSGDNILWFRPGEGVNPHPEIVQVVGHTPPSWCRPIKDFYMIDPYCKVGFDSGRFRYAVIKDGVVEIFDSNEKRDLYSECYEWKGG; encoded by the coding sequence CCTCACCTTATTACTAATGTTTTAAAACATTCTAGATATGACAAAAATACAGATAGACTTGTATTTTGTGGAGATCTGGTTGATATTGGATATTCAGCGTTAGAATGTATAGATATCCTACAAAGAAATAACGCAGAACTTTTAATTGGGAATCATGACGCTGCCATTATATTAAATAAACAGATCTGGCCTCAGAATATGATAAATTATGAGGAACAAGAAAAAATTATTAAAATCCAGAACGAATTTAAAATGGCTGCGGTACATGATGGCGTATTAATTACTCATGCGGGACTATCTGATGTATATTTTAGTAGGCAAAATGATGTGGGTCTTATCAAAGAAACTCTAAATAGAACTCCATTGGTTAACTTATGGTCTGGAGATAACATTTTGTGGTTCCGGCCTGGAGAAGGAGTTAATCCTCACCCTGAAATAGTGCAGGTAGTGGGGCATACACCTCCTTCATGGTGTCGTCCCATAAAAGATTTCTATATGATTGATCCGTATTGTAAAGTAGGATTTGATTCTGGAAGATTTAGGTATGCAGTTATAAAAGATGGGGTAGTTGAGATTTTTGATTCGAATGAGAAACGAGATCTCTATAGCGAATGTTATGAATGGAAGGGTGGATAA
- a CDS encoding RNA ligase family protein translates to MDRICTRKLRDKKDKIILQEKCDGSSCAGARIDGILTPVTRKGWQANTSKFKQHRLFSDWFYKNQDEFEFLENNQRLCGEWMAQAHGTKYELQHEPFVAFDLLGPGGAKTLDVFNSIVPSFFPRPYVLHEGGPITTQEADILLGEFGHHGALELAEGCVYRVEREGKLDFMAKYVRKEKKIGQYLGDHEEVWNLGLERWL, encoded by the coding sequence ATGGACAGAATTTGTACTCGTAAACTGCGCGACAAGAAGGACAAAATAATTCTACAGGAGAAATGCGACGGATCGAGCTGTGCTGGCGCACGAATTGATGGAATATTAACACCAGTAACACGAAAAGGCTGGCAAGCAAATACGTCTAAATTTAAGCAGCATAGATTGTTTTCTGACTGGTTCTATAAGAATCAGGACGAATTTGAATTCTTAGAAAATAATCAAAGATTATGTGGAGAGTGGATGGCGCAGGCTCATGGAACAAAATATGAATTACAACATGAACCTTTCGTAGCGTTTGATCTATTAGGTCCTGGCGGAGCTAAAACATTAGATGTTTTTAATTCGATTGTCCCGTCCTTCTTCCCCAGACCTTATGTTCTCCATGAGGGAGGTCCGATAACTACTCAAGAGGCGGACATTTTACTTGGTGAGTTTGGTCATCATGGAGCGCTGGAACTCGCTGAGGGTTGTGTTTATAGAGTCGAAAGGGAAGGAAAGCTTGATTTCATGGCGAAATATGTTAGAAAGGAAAAGAAAATTGGTCAGTATTTAGGAGACCATGAAGAGGTGTGGAATCTTGGATTGGAGAGGTGGTTATGA